DNA sequence from the Dreissena polymorpha isolate Duluth1 chromosome 3, UMN_Dpol_1.0, whole genome shotgun sequence genome:
atgcgtcaaaatacgttaataagtggcaaagggttaaaagtCCTCTATTTACAGTTTACAGATAATGAAAAACGTATTAGTTCGCCTAGGACGGCTACATTTGATGTCTCTTGGCGGACAACTAATATATTTTAGATGTATTTTTGTCAACCTTATTGCTTTTTTAGACATCCACACACtccgcaaactttaaaatatcagTGTTTAGAGGaaatattaagaatttatatTCAACTGgtgcattatttaatttattttatgtttaaagtagTGAGAATGTTTGAGCAACACAGTTCTTAATATCGCTATTCAATTCAATGCTAAATCTAATCTGCGATGCTGCATCGAAATTGGGGTGCAATAATTATGAATGTTGGatcatgattattatttataactggaaCGTCAGGCTTATTTACACATCGGTAATTATAATGTCTGACATGCCAAGGTCTTCAATAGAATAACGTACTAACTATGTCATATGATATGTAAAAGCGTGGCGTTTACTTTATTAGTATTCGACACTGGGGATACCAATTCCATCATCTCCGATTTCGTTTCCCATAATCACTGCTGATTTGGACGACTGCTGATTTGTACGACGAAAACTTCAACATCGAGTCCGACTGGCCCAACATTATTCTCACTTACATGGAAATTAACTAAAGAGTGATAACTGTACATTGAACGGTCTTTGATTTAACCAATTATGCGAAGTAATGTGTTCTTCACAAACTTAAAACACTATTAACgctatataatatacattataagTGAAACATATACCCTTTTAGaatatgtaattattttataaatgcaatgataatattgtattttttcgcgtttataacatttttcaaatatgttatacaatattataaatacaaaatatgtataagtCAGTTTGTATTATACCTTTAATATTTTGTTCACATAAATATACATTGCATCTACAAAGAAAACAAACAGCAAAATGATTTACGGTTCAGTGCATGTTAAAAaggtatatttaaacatatatttataacaaaaatatcacAGTAAAAAATCTCTCTATTATAGTTTACTTTCTAAAATCAAATCATTTTAGTTTCTCACAAAATTACACggatataattaataaatatttgaattgaGGCTCCGTTTTGAGTTGACCCGGAGTGTGCCCGGCACTCTAACTAATTTACTTACAAGACTTACAAAAATATGAAGCATTTTCAATTATAGGTTAGCGAGCAATGAACAGGGTAGCCAGGCTGTTCCCACTTTTGTATACGAAATCCTGGCCTTTaacttgtatttgtttaaatactaTTCAGGTAGCAAACAAACCGATATCAAGATAAAATGCTTTTATAACGCACTTGTATACCAAACAAAATGTGCCGGTGAATCgtgtaatttacatattttagagAAACAGTTAAGTTACTATAATGTGTCTTCGAAACCAGCTAAAGCAACAACAGAAAAGTGTAATGTATGCTTTAGAAAGTTAATGAATTGTTTAAAGAACGAACATCAAAACTCAATTCAATGGCATAGATATACAATTAAGTTAAGAATACGTTAAACCACACAGAACTGTTATCAGTGAAAGGTATTCATGGAGATGTACTACATTTTAGCCGCAAGAAATTGTAGATGTGGTAATTGATGTGTACCTAGTGAGTGTCACCGATTGTATTGCTATTCCCTTTCGTGTCATAATGTTTGATATGAGcaacgctctgtgaaaaagatggtttaaaacatgtgcgtcaagtgtcgtcccagataagcctgtgcagtctgcacaggcttatcagggacgacactttccgcctaaactagttttttttctaaaaagagactttcttcaaacgaaaaatatcataacagcggaaattgtcgtccctgataagcctgtgcggactgcacaagcttatataTATATCTGACGACACTTaaggtacatgcattaaacctcctttcaCAACGCACGACCCATATGTTTTGCATAACTCTTTCATAGACTTACATTGTGATAAATGATTATCAAAAAGCACAACGTGTCTGTTATTAAAAGAAGAATGAAAAACAGGAAAAATACTTTATCCAAGGCAACGCTCACATCTGCCCATGTGATTTCCAAGACTGAGCTATCACTGTCGTCCTTTTCTTGCTTGTGAAGGCGTTTGTCCTCGGGACGATCTGAAGGCAGAGTCCCGTAACTATGTGTAGGTCGGTACAGTATTACACCACGATTAGTGTGGTTTGAATACGGGATTGAATGCATGCCGTGGGAAGATCTATGGGAAGCGTTTTCAGGCCGAGCAAACTTGATTTCGTCACTGCGATTAGTCCTATCCGCACTCTCTGACCTTGTCCGCCGTACACAGTAGCACCCTAAACACATAGCGATGGCCCTCCACGCGCCTCCTGGCTGTTGCTTTTCACTTCTGTGGTACATGTGGAGGCTGCATATGACGGAAAGTGTGATGGCGGCGCTGATGGCGAGCACCGACACCAGATAGTAGCTGAACAGCGACATCGGATTCGAGTTTTTCGGAAGGTTGTCTCCAACAAGCGTCAGGAAAACCGCAATAGACAGCAGCACCGTAAGGCAAAAGGAGATGCGCTCCCCGCACTCTGTAGGGATCAGAAAGACCAGGATATTCAGCGCGGACATAATTATCAATGGAAGTATCACATTCACTATCGCAAATCGGGGCTTTCTCTCTAACACGACATTGAACCTAACCATGAAGCTGTAAAGCTCTGATGTAACGCTTGTGTCCATGAGATCCCAGGCGCCATTAGGCGAGTAGTAGGTCAATTCAACTTTGTGATATATTGGATATAGAATCATCTTATCGACACCGTAGTTTGCCGGCATGAAGTCAAGGCTGCATGTTTGCGTATCCCAGGGATAGAAAGTGACGTCGACGTCGCACGATGATGTAAACACGTTGGCTATAATATACAAGCACCACCCTGACGCATTGACTCTCACTGTATGCCAGTCCTCAGACAAACGTTCATTTTTATTAACAACATTCGTAAGCATCAATTGCGGAGCCCAAATCTTGCTGACGTCAATATAGAGATTATCAATACCGCCGTAGTCCTTCGGGTCCCAAACCAGTCGCTCATCATTCCATGCGAGATACAATAGCGCAGTAAATGATATTTTCTCTTCGACTTCGTTAAAATCTTGAATAGAGACGATATCCAACCCAGGTACTACTATGACCTGTTTCGACTGATTCAACACAGGCCTGAACATTTTGCTGTAACCCACCATTAAGTTACTGAATAAACGTTCAACGTCCGTGATCGACTGAGCGTGCACCCCGTTGAATGACGTCATAAACACGGTCAGAGAAGCCGCCAGAGCAAACCAGATTTGCGACATCGTTggtctgaaaaaaaaacgttgataAGTTATGTATACCAGAGACATAGATCTACTTCTCTGTCTATACTTTGCATGTGTATAAAGCTCTATACTAGAAGTGTCTGCCGGCCAATAAAACGTTAGAGGTTCAAACAACAATTCAAAGCCATGAATACATGAAAATAATGATCActcaaacaaatgaaaaaaaatctgcaattttaaaataag
Encoded proteins:
- the LOC127872318 gene encoding neuronal acetylcholine receptor subunit alpha-7-like, translating into MTSFNGVHAQSITDVERLFSNLMVGYSKMFRPVLNQSKQVIVVPGLDIVSIQDFNEVEEKISFTALLYLAWNDERLVWDPKDYGGIDNLYIDVSKIWAPQLMLTNVVNKNERLSEDWHTVRVNASGWCLYIIANVFTSSCDVDVTFYPWDTQTCSLDFMPANYGVDKMILYPIYHKVELTYYSPNGAWDLMDTSVTSELYSFMVRFNVVLERKPRFAIVNVILPLIIMSALNILVFLIPTECGERISFCLTVLLSIAVFLTLVGDNLPKNSNPMSLFSYYLVSVLAISAAITLSVICSLHMYHRSEKQQPGGAWRAIAMCLGCYCVRRTRSESADRTNRSDEIKFARPENASHRSSHGMHSIPYSNHTNRGVILYRPTHSYGTLPSDRPEDKRLHKQEKDDSDSSVLEITWADVSVALDKTNDDANLGCFGGFSYRVNDVIQRGAR